In the genome of Spodoptera frugiperda isolate SF20-4 chromosome 22, AGI-APGP_CSIRO_Sfru_2.0, whole genome shotgun sequence, one region contains:
- the LOC118279627 gene encoding putative ATP-dependent RNA helicase TDRD12 translates to MGSDCYKVDVVHYVNPHLIWVITRKQGEGSQFSFEQIGLYGVLPQNVTIDMDCVLKTEVSEDWLPAAVVAMTKSFHDADEVWFSPTFIDKKSSIFDDNTHKFGDICIIRKDGSTANLAAEIVQSGFAYINENIFHQKLVTSTLKTKLGYVAEHDVLKKLKEGYLTRGIPEKIWLLVLQRQTLVFEEAQQLEESIRNRKMVLHGNENLETVLRNKMNDLKLCKDVDEVSAGRANTIRRFRPTAEATKDNQPSVNWKNKFEWLAQKARENRKRSSEPDCNMTFSSDETNVNYEERKPYRNTRNANNRNFRNNNDNYRDNRNDRFSNSEVSQSSSSSGVRDFQRNSFNDHDDQGDQNNQRYHLNNPSNYNVTQTNYGNTRNNYRGNQNNDGSNQNYNRYNRNPARKPPRGPDQEARNIAYGPAGLSHTKFMIKPRSEDIEERRRTAEEANIWPNTTPEVNSEISNSETVMRCAQNDNAIAQPQTSTQTNRQKNKALKLLLHRKRLLLAQQRKANPVISKLDSDDDFDDGMSVLDQELRETYKKTDENPVENVEVVGRREQETNVNPYRNLDGTISVFVDKLTTPVLMVHTKKGNRVQPITNLRDIPFGNDIHWALRDMSITRPMKTQTVSWMSILRGHSFFVVSPHKSGTTMGYLPAVCRLTSDYKESKDKCQLRCIIVCSTSRSLDHVFLMCKILVRNVTIFACHAGVSDLFITTSLLNGCDILVCTPSMLVRLMQKDLCLDLHYISTFVIDDCEYISRFYTKEIKYCVMKVLDIVRKRPNKEWKCQFVAVSRIWCDVMASLAKKAPDSIVCISAFEECVLYSKAATTVEFLAEEKKVASVIKFLQDIDKSKKTVIVCKSDNEVKTIADTLINLKYVVFSCDSTMTVEDLYALDKALKEYQEPVLGPILVCCDGNLAHLNVSDAHYLIQYSLPKLFSMFCNRFAVLNDNYSSIFNDKESSVKIKILLDNSNIEALPKIMHFVKRCVREVPPHLNEITSKVVKEKNLLLAQGLVPICKMLLTLGECGNYWNCNDRHLMFEEYDTPKEWLPKDGVINFKVINYHSAAHYSARLLSYVTRDKQTISFPQNYSLLSLKMGMYYSKESNKRLHGLLKTGDICAVTLKQNLFVRCQVIKVMNSKGSNVLIKLIDEEIYQYVSDTSLYHLPEELKKIETHIVNVALANIRPEDKDVTYSQLAEKHVRKFIEENEDVFVRGQIAMVIGNTVLVENLEVCQNLSSLNEVVVKHNLRQELLDGHAVPSPDHINNLKNICDFAVISGDNKTGVKVSKPAKPLPKGRWAHLEDDVFSLVMFLSAEDPNQFFVRHTKFEKCLTTLINDIKLYVAEHPEPIKELDKGDIVLAEHPDDTTFERARVEGSVTNGKVKCFFVDLAEWWEVPVKKILPITEKFINQLPFQAIECRLVGVKPFGDNWTDFTTNFFTNSCFDENDKHKMLYTKYFKKETPTVTEGHKYGVVLIDSYSEEDIIINQMLIEKNLAEENDEIELLDDVGFEKEVEAPSASDDDEPKPAISDIDRSIFLSNTGQRPSPNNIVRYVPVMDSDDEAYEDFDFVSEDPEALLPAPLSQIVSIKELPDAEWSEQDVASPLTYVMPEGTKEEELGDDDEADDEVVDDYAVEDDEDDDDMFDDDLVEDNVVDDDVVEDNVIEDGVNVKTENEDTESNATGSENNAVTTKAIVEEVTTDTVDKVNNTENEKTKNTEDEKTKNTEDEKTNNTEDEKTENTEDEKRIQWM, encoded by the exons ATGGGGTCCGATTGTTACAAGGTGGATGTGGTTCACTATGTGAATCCACATTTGATTTGGGTGATAACTCGAAAACAAGGGGAGGGATCCCAGTTTTCCTTCGAACAAATCGGGTTGTATGGTGTTTTGCCGCAAAATGTGACTATAGACATGGATTGTGTGTTGAAAACTGAAGTCAGTGAGGACTGGCTGCCGGCGGCCGTGGTCGCGATGACCAAGTCTTTCCATGACGCCGACGAAGTCTGGTTCTCCCCTAccttcattgataaaaa ATCGTCCATCTTCGACGACAACACACACAAATTCGGTGACATATGCATCATCAGAAAAGATGGCAGTACCGCCAATTTAGCCGCCGAAATAGTCCAGTCTGGCTTTGCTTATATCAACGAGAATATATTTCATCAGAAGCTCGTTACTAGCACCCTGAAAACCAAACTTGGTTACGTTGCCGAGCACGATGTCTTAAAGAAACTCAAAGAAGGTTACTTGACCAGAGGTATACCTGAGAAAATATGGTTGCTAGTTCTGCAACGGCAAACATTAGTTTTCGAAGAAGCTCAACAATTAGAGGAGTCTATACGGAACCGAAAAATGGTTCTTCACGGTAATGAAAATCTTGAAACCGTTTTAAGGAACAAGATGAACGATTTGAAGCTCTGCAAAGATGTCGATGAGGTTTCTGCTGGTAGAGCCAATACTATAAGGCGTTTCAGACCTACCGCTGAGGCTACCAAAGATAACCAACCCAGTGTCAATTGGAAAAACAAGTTTGAGTGGCTAGCGCAGAAAGCAAGAGAAAATAGGAAACGCAGCAGCGAACCTGATTGCAATATGACTTTCTCCAGTGACGAAACAAACGTAAACTATGAAGAAAGGAAACCTTATCGCAATACTCGGAATGCGAATAATCGGAATTTTAGGAACAATAACGACAATTATCGTGATAACAGGAATGATCGTTTCAGTAATTCCGAAGTCTCCCAATCTTCTTCTAGCAGCGGTGTCCGTGATTTCCAACGTAACTCTTTTAACGATCACGATGACCAAGGTGATCAAAACAACCAGAGATATCATCTTAACAATCCGAGTAACTACAATGTCACCCAGACTAACTATGGGAACACCAGAAATAACTATCGTGGTAACCAGAATAACGATGGCAGCAACCAAAATTACAATCGTTATAACAGAAATCCTG cTCGAAAACCCCCGAGGGGTCCTGACCAAGAAGCCAGGAACATAGCGTACGGTCCCGCTGGACTGTCCCATACCAAGTTCATGATTAAACCTCGTTCAGAAGACATAGAAGAAAGAAGAAGGACTGCAGAAGAAGCGAATATATGGCCAAACACAACTCCAGAGGTAAATTCTGAAATATCTAACTCAGAAACTGTAATGCGATGTGCCCAAAATGATAATGCTATAGCTCAACCACAGACTTctacacagacaaacagacagaaaaataaagctttaaaactattattacacCGTAAACGCTTACTTCTGGCACAACAAAGGAAAGCTAATCCGGTTATTTCTAAGTTGGATAGTGACGATGATTTTGATGATGGTATGTCGGTTTTAGACCAGGAATTACGTGAGACTTATAAAAAAACCGATGAAAATCCAGTAGAAAACGTTGAAGTTGTAGGTAGACGCGAACAAGAAACGAATGTTAATCCGTACAGAAATTTGGACGGTACCATTTCCGTGTTCGTAGATAAGTTGACCACTCCAGTTCTTATGGTGCATACTAAGAAAGGTAATCGGGTGCAGCCAATCACTAACTTGAGAGATATACCGTTCGGTAACGATATACATTGGGCGCTTCGTGATATGTCTATTACAAGACCTATGAAGACGCAGACGGTCTCATGGATGTCCATATTACGCGGCCATAGCTTCTTTGTCGTGAGCCCCCATAAAAGTGGTACCACCATGGGGTATCTACCAGCCGTCTGCCGTCTGACCAGTGATTATAAAGAATCTAAAGACAAATGTCAATTAAGGTGCATTATCGTCTGTTCTACCTCTCGTTCTTTGGACCATGTCTTTCTCATGTGTAAAATTCTCGTTCGTAACGTAACAATCTTTGCGTGCCACGCTGGTGTCTCCGATTTGTTCATTACGACGTCTCTTTTAAACGGTTGTGATATTCTCGTGTGCACCCCTTCCATGCTTGTCCGACTTATGCAAAAAGACTTGTGTCTTGATCTCCACTATATCTCCACTTTTGTGATTGACGATTGTGAGTATATTTCGAGATTCTATACGAAAGAGATTAAGTACTGCGTGATGAAGGTACTAGATATCGTTAGGAAGCGGCCAAATAAAGAATGGAAGTGCCAATTTGTAGCTGTGTCGCGTATTTGGTGCGATGTCATGGCATCTCTTGCCAAGAAAGCCCCTGACTCCATAGTCTGCATCTCTGCTTTTGAAGAGTGTGTGCTTTACTCCAAAGCCGCTACTACAGTCGAGTTCCTCGCTGAAGAGAAAAAGGTAGCGTCTGTCATAAAATTCTTACAAGATATTGATAAATCTAAAAAGACTGTTATTGTATGTAAGTCTGATAATGAAGTAAAAACAATTGCGGATACTTTGATCAATCTAAAATATGTAGTATTCTCGTGTGATAGTACGATGACAGTAGAGGATCTGTATGCCTTGGATAAGGCGCTTAAAGAGTACCAAGAGCCAGTTCTAGGTCCAATTTTAGTCTGCTGTGACGGAAATTTGGCTCATTTGAACGTGTCTGACGCTCATTATTTAATACAGTATTCTTTGCCCAAGTTATTTTCCATGTTCTGCAATAGATTCGCAGTGTTAAACGATAATTATTCGTCTATTTTCAATGATAAAGAAAGtagtgtgaaaattaaaatattgcttgATAACAGTAATATTGAGGCTCTGCCAAAAATAATGCATTTTGTCAAGAGATGCGTGCGTGAAGTTCCACCGCATTTGAACGAAATAACCTCGAAAGTTGTAAAAGAGAAGAATTTATTGTTAGCCCAAGGTTTAGTGCCGATTTGCAAAATGCTTTTGACATTGGGAGAGTGTGGAAATTATTGGAATTGTAACGATAGACATCTTATGTTCGAAGAGTACGATACACCGAAAGAATGGCTGCCCAAAGAtggtgttattaattttaaagttataaattatCACTCAGCTGCTCACTACTCCGCTAGGCTCCTATCGTACGTAACTAGAGATAAACAAACCATATCATTCCCCCAGAATTATAGCTTACTTTCCCTTAAAATGGGGATGTACTATAGCAAGGAGTCTAATAAAAGACTTCACGGACTTTTAAAAACAGGAGATATTTGTGCGGTTACACTGAAGCAAAACCTATTCGTTCGCTGCCAAGTAATTAAAGTTATGAACTCTAAAGGAAGTAATGTATTGATTAAACTGATAGACGAAGAAATATACCAATATGTTTCTGATACGTCGTTGTACCATTTACCCGAGGAATTGAAAAAGATTGAGACTCACATTGTTAATGTTGCTCTGGCTAACATAAGACCTGAAGATAAAGATGTTACTTATTCACAATTAGCTGAAAAGCATGTTAGAAAGTTTATTGAAGAAAATGAAGACGTGTTTGTGAGAGGTCAAATAGCTATGGTTATAGGAAATACTGTTTTAGTAGAAAACTTGGAAGTCTGTCAAAATCTGTCTTCGTTAAACGAAGTGGTTGTGAAACATAATCTGCGCCAAGAACTGTTAGATGGGCACGCCGTACCCAGTCCTGATCATATAAATAACTTGAAGAACATATGTGATTTTGCTGTCATTAGTGGCGATAACAAAACAGGTGTTAAGGTTTCAAAACCAGCTAAACCCCTGCCAAAAGGCCGATGGGCTCATTTAGAAGACGACGTATTCTCATTAGTGATGTTTTTGAGCGCCGAAGATCCTAATCAATTCTTTGTCAGACATACAAAATTCGAGAAATGTCTCACTACACTCATAAATGATATCAAATTGTATGTAGCTGAGCATCCTGAACCTATAAAAGAGCTTGATAAAGGAGATATAGTCCTTGCTGAGCACCCAGATGATACTACATTTGAGAGGGCTAGAGTAGAGGGTAGCGTTACTAATGGAAAAGTTAAATGCTTCTTTGTTGACCTAGCGGAATGGTGGGAGGTTCCTGTAAAGAAAATTCTACCTATCACTGAGAAATTTATCAATCAATTGCCATTCCAAGCGATTGAATGTAGGTTGGTTGGTGTCAAACCATTCGGTGACAACTGGACAGATTTCACGACAAATTTCTTCACAAACTCATGCTTCGATGAGAAtgataaacataaaatgttatacacGAAGTACTTTAAAAAGGAAACGCCTACAGTAACGGAAGGCCACAAATATGGCGTCGTTCTAATCGATTCATATTCCGAGGAggacataataataaatcaaatgttGATTGAAAAGAATTTGGCAGAAGAAAATGATGAGATAGAACTTTTAGATGATGTAGGATTCGAGAAGGAAGTGGAAGCCCCTTCTGCTTCGGACGACGATGAACCTAAACCAGCGATTAGTGATATCGATAGATCTATATTCTTAAGTAACACAGGCCAACGGCCGTCTCCTAATAACATTGTACGGTATGTACCGGTCATGGATTCTGATGATGAGGCTTATGAAGACTTTGACTTCGTGTCTGAGGATCCTGAGGCTCTGTTACCCGCACCACTGTCTCAAATAGTCAGTATAAAAGAGTTGCCCGATGCGGAGTGGTCTGAACAAGATGTTGCTTCACCTCTGACGTATGTTATGCCAGAGGGGACAAAGGAAGAGGAACTAGGTGACGATGATGAGGCTGACGATGAAGTGGTTGATGATTATGCGGTTGAGGATGATGAGGATGACGATGATATGTTTGACGATGATTTGGTTGAAGATAATGTGGTTGATGATGATGTGGTTGAGGATAACGTGATTGAAGATGGTGTTAATGTAAAAACCGAAAATGAGGACACAGAGAGTAATGCTACGGGCTCAGAAAACAATGCAGTCACCACAAAAGCTATTGTTGAAGAAGTTACAACTGACACTGtggataaagtaaataatacagagaatgaaaaaacaaaaaatacagaggacgaaaaaacaaaaaatacagaggacgaaaaaacaaataatacagaGGACGAAAAAACTGAAAATACAGAGGATGAAAAAAGAATACAGTGGATGTAG